The stretch of DNA CAAACAGATGGTCACCGCGCCAGTATCGGCGGGATCGGTTAATACTCGCATTGCATTAATCATTGCACTCATGATCTGCTCTGGTCGATTAACACGATCCCAATAACGAGAGACAGGTTTAAAACAATCATTCGTGCTAATCGATGCATCATGATATTGCTCAACCTGTTGCAATACAGGATCTGGTTGGCGTGTGGCGTAGATGTCACCCGGTAAGAACAAAACAGGTATGCGGTTCGCCGTAGCCGTTGCCGCTGCAGTGATCATGTTGGCTGCGCCCGGACCAACCGAAGAAGTCACCGCATAAATTTTCTTGCGCTTGTGCTGCTTAGCAAAACCGAGGGCAATATGAGCCATGCCTTGCTCATTGCATCCTTGATGGACAATCAAATCACCGGCGTCTTCTTCAAGTGCTTGCCCCAGACCCACGACGTTACCGTGACCAAAAATGGTACATACACCATGGATAAATTTTTGTTCTATACCATCAAATTCAACATACTGTTGATTCATAAATTTCACTAACGCTTGCGCGGTAGTCATTCTTAAAGTGCCCATACCACATCTCCAAACAGCGACGCTAAAGCAACTTCACGCTTTTAACGTCTAAATCAGCACAGCTCATAACAACGTCACTATATGAAATAAAATTTTCATTTCAACACCATTTTGAAATGCTCAGTGACTTTTGTGATCTTGGTAAAGTTATTATAAGAAAAAGATTAGAGCGGCAATTTGAGAGATAAACTGTATGAACTTTGCATTGAAAATGAAATAAATATTTCATAATATCCAAAAAACAAAATCCTTTCGACAGTTGTAAAATTCCAGGAGACGCTATGTCTAAGCTTCTTTCAAAATACCAGCCAGGAACCCCTGATGGCTGCACGCAACAAATTACCCCTGCAAATGCCCAGTGGGACTACGTTGGCTTTGAGGCATTCGAACTGCAACCAGGTCAAACACTGACACAGTTCGAAGCTGACCTAGAGATTTGTTTAGTACTTGTAGCCGGTAAAGCGACGATAAAAGCGGGCGAACATTGCTTTGAAAACATTGGTGACCGCATGGATCCGTTTGAGCGCAAAAAACCGTATGCAGTATACGTCGCACCTAATCAATCTATCGATATTGAAGCTTTGACAGAACTCGAACTCGCCGTATGTAAAGCACCAGGAAAAGGCACTTACGAGACTCGTTTAATCTCCCCGGATGATATCGACGCAGAAGCGCGTGGCGCTGGAAACAACCGCCGCTATGTGCACAACATTCTTCCTGACTACAAACCGGCTGACAGCTTATTGGTGGTCGAAGTGTATACTGAAGAAGGTTGCACAAGCTCTTACCCAAGTCACAAACACGATCAATCGAATGAGCCTCACGAAACATATCTTGAAGAAACCTACTACCATCGCTTAAATCCATCACAAGGATTCTGCCTACAACGCGTCTACACGGATGACCGTTCATTGGATGAATCGATGGCGGTATATAACAAGGATGTCGTGAAAGCACCGAAAGGCTACCACCCAGTTGCGACCATTGCAGGTTATGACAACTACTACCTAAATGTGATGGCTGGTCCTTCTCGCAAGTGGCAGTTCACTTGGGAAAAAGACCATGAATGGGTAAATAGTCAAACTTACCGCGATAAGCACGCCGAAGTTTAATTACTCACAACAAAAACTGGATAACACCTCATTCCATTCGGGGTAGATAGGAAATGATCATGACGACTCAAACTCGATCGTTATTTAGAGAGCAATGTTTTATCGGTGGCCATTGGTGTAGCGCGACAAATAACGCTTCATTTCATGTCTATAACCCTTCCACAAAAGGTATTGTAGGTAGTGTCCCTTACATGGGTTCGAAAGAGACTGCTGAAGCCATTAAATTGGCAGAGCAAGCATTTAAAACCTGGAAAGCCCAAACAGCGGCGTTAAGAGCGCGTGTTCTGCGCCGTTGGTATCAATTAATCGTACAACACACCGAGGAGCTCGCCTATATCATCTCCCGTGAACAAGGCAAGCCGATAAAAGAAGCACGTGGCGAAGTTGAATACGCCGCAAGCTTTGTCGAATGGTTTGC from Vibrio ponticus encodes:
- the iolB gene encoding 5-deoxy-glucuronate isomerase gives rise to the protein MSKLLSKYQPGTPDGCTQQITPANAQWDYVGFEAFELQPGQTLTQFEADLEICLVLVAGKATIKAGEHCFENIGDRMDPFERKKPYAVYVAPNQSIDIEALTELELAVCKAPGKGTYETRLISPDDIDAEARGAGNNRRYVHNILPDYKPADSLLVVEVYTEEGCTSSYPSHKHDQSNEPHETYLEETYYHRLNPSQGFCLQRVYTDDRSLDESMAVYNKDVVKAPKGYHPVATIAGYDNYYLNVMAGPSRKWQFTWEKDHEWVNSQTYRDKHAEV